From Mugil cephalus isolate CIBA_MC_2020 chromosome 4, CIBA_Mcephalus_1.1, whole genome shotgun sequence:
TGCATCAGCCGCATCTACTCCCTCTGCATCCAGACCTTCTGTGATCCATTCTTCGAAGCCCTGGGCAAGGTCTTCAGCAGTGTGCGCGTGGCGCTACGCAAAGAGGTTTAAGGACGCACACAGAAGTGTTTGTAGTGTGATCGGATGAAGTGTGGTGTCTTTTTATACACAGAGTCCTGGCATTTTGCTTACTGCTGCATACTCCTCGTCTGCCCGTTGTAAAATGATGTCCCCCCCCGCCCTCCCAAATACAAACTCAGAGATCTGAATCCTGACATGCCCGGTGTGCCTTTGCCACCAGAAGCTCTGCGACAGCTGCAGCAGGCAGCATGGTTCTCTGACACCTCTGGCACTCCTGGAAGGCTCGGGGCTCCTCACTGACGGAGAAGAGGCCCATCTGCCAAGAAGAGGATCAGGCTGCCCTCATTTAATTGTCTCATCACTGAAAGCTCAGACGACGGCTTCTTGTTCACTGCTGGAAGATGCTGAATGCATGCGCTACATATGGTCATTCTGAAAATGAAAGTCGTCATGTTTCTTAGTGTGGTAATGTTCTACTTGTTCTACTTCTACTGGTTaaatttatattattgttattattaaaatgaatcttaTTGTAAAAAACTaacagaatgaaagaaaactaaatgtcaAACAATTCCCCTTTAATTTGTGAACAAACTAACAAACCTACAAAGAAGAAAGTTTGGAAGCAGTCATGCAGctaatgtgtttcatttcatgaaAGAGTGAGGGGTGGAATAATAAACATCCTTGTTTGCATATTTCAGTCAAGAATCTGTAAAAATGTATGGACCTAATTACCGACAGAGACAAGTAAGTTTATTTGGTTGGAAAAGCAGAATGACTTTGCAGTTCTGAGTCCTGAGAAACTGCATTATAAGAAGGCAAATTATGTGTGGGGTGAGACAAAGGCAGATGAAGACTGAAGAGAATGCCATTTTGATGTGCTTGATTACGTGCATTATTTCACTTCATTGTTGTGAGGCCGCGGAAATACATTTACACCAAGCATCCACTTCAGTGTTATTTTTGATGCCCTCTCTCATCCTGGGAGCAGCGGCCTGTGAACTGTGACCCACTAgaggctgctgttgtgtgtctgtcttttccTCCTTGGTGTCTGACATCCATTTTTGATCAGTCAGTGACACCACACCCTCTTCTGTTTGTAACCTCAGTGTGGCCAATTATTTTCTCATCCCTTACAGCAGcgattcattttctgttttatgtggTCAGATCTCGTTAATAAATAATGTCTGGAGCTTTAAGCgctttcatttcacaaaaaTTTCCACACTGGCGCACTCGAAATCTTTTCATTTGAAGTTAAATTATCAACACAGACCACACAGATTCcatttttaaacatgaaaataaatatatatatatatattaaaaaaaaacataaaaaaaatatcagctcAGTAGGAAAaatttgcttttactttgatGATTCTTACAAAGATGCTCCAGGTTAAAACTTAGATCAGATTAAAAACCACATATTAATTTGTCCTTAATGTCTTTCAATGAACTGATAATGGTATTTAGATAAGGGGAGAGCTCGGGGCCAATGAGAAATGAATAGCATGTGCTCGTGATTAAGAAAACAGACGTACAGTGCACATacacttatatatatttattaatattattattatcatttatttatagatgcatcagtgcattaaaatatttgtattttacagAATTTCCCTTGATagtaaactgacaaaaagactCTCAGAAGCATCACAGTACAAATAAGGGAAGAgaaccccccccacacacacacctcttttGTTCAGTCAAACATTAGTCTAAATTTACTCTGTAATTTACATTATGACATAATTAAAAACCATATTAAACCATATGCAGCTGAGTGTTGTGACAGTGACTAACCTGACTGAAGCTTAGAGTGATTGTTAAATATTCTACACTGTATTTTGTGATGCTGCTAAACTGTGGTAGATTATATCGTAGTGTACGGTGGTGGAGAGGCAATATATCAAGATGAACTGAGTGACAGAGCTGAAAGTTGGATTAACTGAACAGATCATAAGATCGGATTATTTTTCTAAACATACTGCTTTGGAGGTGATTTTATTACACaggttttgcttttgttcaAGTCACTCCTCATTATTGACAGTGATAATTAAATATGCAGTAATTAATTCAACAGGCCAACGATGCTTCACAAAATGAACGACTAAACTGTCTCTGGCTTAATTAGCTTCGCAAACAAAGTAAATTCATGTGAATGCACGGTTCACCTTTATTGTCACGTCTGGAGGTACCTACCTTGAATGAGCAGAAACTgctgaaaaacaataaagagtGAGCAGGAACTGCTGACTCAAGGTACCTCCAGAAACACAAGTCACTTTAGTTCAGCGCTGCGGCCTCCAGATCTCATCCAAATAGTGCATTTTGTGGCTGATTGCACAAGTTTGAACTTGCTGCCAAACATTTGTTCAAGGCATTTCATCAGGGTTTCTTCAGTCTGTTCAAAAGGCAAAATGAGTCAATTATAAAGCTGtcagtgcattttgttttgctttcactctttatttttgtgttttaatctaAACCAGCGAGTGCTATATGGTATTTCACATCACATAACGTTCTCAAGTAACAGTTTACACGTAAGCAACCCATGGCAAACGTTTCAACGAAATTAACAACATCGTACAGAATATCTACAACATCTTCATTGTATCACAGACACATGGGATCTATAAGCTTTGATGGCAACAGTAACTGAATCAGTAGAGGAGTTGGCCACAGATGACAGTGCTTAACAAATTTTTCGAATGCTatcttttcatctgtttttttttctgcactgaaAACAGGCGGGTATGTACTGTACACCGGAAAAAAGAAGAGTGTAAAAATAAGCATACAAAAAGATTCAGCTGATTACTCTTACTGGTCCATGATTAGCCCATCATTTCTAATGAACACCATGATTCCTCTCAGTAATACTTTCACaatgccgttttttttttttttttttttttacactgaagaGCCAGTTAGGATCTTTGTTGTTTTCCCTCCTCCGAGCTTGGACAGCAAAGCCTCTGGGTGAGAGGTATTTTGAAGTGGAACCGCTGGATGTTTTCTGGGCTAGGGCATGTAGTGAAACGCTGAATGAGCAGCTTCAGATGGGAAATGGAGGGCTGGTACTTATGTGGTGGAAGTCTGTGTGATGCTCCTTTGACTGCTAGTGCTCTTAATGGCAAAGGTTGAGGAGTTGCTCTTGTGGCTGGAGTCAAAGTCACGCTCACAGCGACACTGGGATGACTTGAGGTAGCGGGTGGAACAGCACAGAAAGTTCTGCCTAAGATCCTGAAACAGATGCCCGGCGAAGCACATGTAGATCCAGGGGTTACAGCAGCTGTTGAGGCTGGCCAGTAGCATGGAGATGATGAAGGGCATAGCTgcatgcagagagagagagagagagagagagacagaaaaagaacgAGAGAGGAAAGTTACTATGGTGCAATAAGAAAAGAGACAGATTTATAAGTCGGGTCAGATGTGccagatgtttttattccaaCAAATAAAGGTATTGTCAGAAGGCGATATATGTTTTGTGATGATTTACAAATTTATCTAGAAGCAGCATCATTTACATAGAGAACATATATCAATACTTTATATAAAACCTTTATAGGGCAATAATTGAAATACTtgtaaattctaaatttcaaccccaGAGCgtgcttttgtgacattttttaaactctttCATTTTTGAATTGTGCCAGCTTCAGCCTGCGCATGTTTGATGCACagagtggaaaaaacaacaacaacacaagtaaTTCAGACCACAAGTAGGCTTTTCCAATTCAAGAGTGGTGCTCCACAACCAGTGGATGTCGTCCAACAGATGTGGTTAGCTGAAAATCACCAGTAGATTAATGTTAGGGCTAAGGGTTAGCATCTAATGGTGTTGGAACGCCCACTTCTCTACAAAGAACGAATTTCCCTTAGCAAGCAACCGAGGAAACAGAATAGCGAAAAGGCGCAAAGGAATGAGCACTTATTTTCATTGGATCAAagataacaaaaaagaaagattttctttgattttcttttcccttgaTCCAAGAACTTACTAAACAACTTGATGTAAGCATTCAGCTCAAAGCACCACAGTGTCACAGTTTATCTTCCCAGAGCAGGGAGTCCGGTTGACCCCTCTTGAAGacagttttgattaaaaattGCAGTCATCTTCTCTCATCATCACAGTTgacattaaaatgattaaagcCTTAAGTTTGAACCTATCAATACAGTTCATTCTGATGCGTTTCAGAGATTCCTGGTAAGGGAGACGGCTACAGAATACAGGcaagaaggagaaataaatataaaaggatGGAAATGGTTGAGACTGACTAAAGTAACGTCAGCTCTTACAAACATACGTCCAAGGCTAGAATAGGAGAAGTGGAAAAGTTGCTTGCACAACATTGCTGCGATACATGACACAAAGTAACCAGCGGTAGCATGTTGGGTGACATTTACACGACGTCAATCCCCTCGTCCAAGTGACATTTAGCAAATGAGTTTCAGATTCATGTAATAGATTCGTATCCTGTATTTAACCTCCGCTTAGTGATTGCTAATCTTTCCCTCAGCCTGCCTGCGCTGCTGCTGGTCCCATGTTGCCTCTAATGACATTCCCTGAGCCGTAACAAAAATTATTCAGTGTAAATGATCTCTGGAAGCAAATGACAATCATAcacatgataaataataattgatCTTCAGCCATTAGGGGTTATAATTATGAGTCGAGTCTCAAGCATGAGTTTCCCTTCTGTTACACTGTCATACATTTTGTAATTTACTTTTGAGCAACTGCAGGACCTGTTGGTAGTTTTCCTGCATTTATCACATGAGTACAGAGTGGAAAGGATAATTTGAATAACAGTAGAAACTATCACAAAACCTCTTTCCACTACTGAATTTACTGAATTAGCTCGCGATGTCTTTCACTGGAGAATGATAAATCACTCcacaaatgaaaagacagaatgaTCATCCTCTGGGTGGTACATCTGTCAGAGTTGATACCAGCCAGCCCAAAAGACTCTTCAACAATTCATTACCACTAAATGGGATTCTTGTTTCCTCGAGGTACGCAAACATTAGCAGTAAACTCATTGTGACTCTCACACAACATAGCTAAAACAGTTGTTTCTTTCCTTACTTGATGTTAAATCCCTTTGCAGGAACTGAGTGTTAGTCTGAGGTTGAATTCTGGGATTACGTGTCCGCAAAGCACTTAGTGAGGGTCAAGAAGTGTGCGACAGCACGAGTGAGAGGGAGAtgtttgtgttcacattttttttttcgtgtgtctAAGTCAAGGTTTAACCTTGAGTTGCTCTTGTCCTCCACATAATGAAATCTGTCTGGCTGCTCAATTTGATATCACAGACGCCACTGATGTCCTTCTAACTAGCCTTAGATTGAGGAATGGGTCATTTTATAGTCTTCTGACATTTCCAGAAATGGCCTTGATAGGCCTAATCGTGCTAATAACGGTAAAGTTTCTGTCTATGAAAGGTCCAGGCTTCTACATTGCCCCGACAGAATAAAGTACTCCATGATTCTGGTTGACTGTGGTTAAAAAGCTTTAGTCGTGCATTTTTCACACGAATTAGACAAAGAGGTTGATAGCAGAGTCTACACCCTAAGGCCAGCATCCGGTTAGTTTAGCTAAGCGTCATTACTAGCAACTGTGGGAAACAGCTACTCTGGCCCTGTCCAAAGGTAGTCAGTACTGACTGTTTGAGCGTTGTGCAAAAATGGAAGTGCAaaaatttgttgttttgcaggGGTGCCAGACTGTTCTTTGGCTGGATAACAAAAGGGAACTGCAGGAAGTTACTGATCCcagtcaaaaaaataacaagccAGAAATATCTTTGGACAAAGTCAGCCAAACTGTTTCTCCTTGTTTTGAGTCCCTCCGTTTCTAGTCGCCATCCTAAGCTATAGATCCATACACACCATTCAGAattttcatttcctcatctAACACTTgtgaaatacaaacacatttacCAAACCATCtagcagtttattttaacatggacAACTTATGCATCCAGTTTCTGATTTTTGGCACCTAAATGTTTGTCATGTGCCTTTCAGGCTACAAGTCGTGAGCAACAAgaatctgtttttcctcctgtctGGTTGGTCCGGTTGTGAAATACAAACCAAGCTCCCAAAATGGCCAAATACAGTTTGAATCCCACACTGTATTTGTTGTATGAGTCTGCATGTAAAATGTGTGGTCTCAGTTTTCTGAGAAGGACTCTTGTGGGTACTTTTATCTGCGCACACACAGGTGCCACCTGCCTTTTGTACACAAACAGTGGCACGTGTCAAGGCCAGCTCTGCCCATTCTGAGTGCAGACCTCAGTCTCCTCCCTGCAGTGACGCAGCCTCTGcaacagaaaatgatttactCGCTTGCTTTTCCATTCACACCCGTTTTTGCTGCTCTTTTTCGGCAACTGTGCCTCTGAATATAACGATGAAGTGTGGCTTCAGTGGCAACTACAAGCTATCTCGTCAAAGCCTCCAGCATTATACCCCCTCTTGTAACACCAACATGTAAATAGTTGGCCTATACAATGCAGCCTGAGGAGGATGGCAACATTACACAACCAGCCAGCTGGAAATACACAAAcccacagaaacaaaagaaaagtcctaGGATGAGAGAGAATGTTTATTCTGTGCATCAAGGGACTTCCTGACATTATTGTCTTATTTTAgcgtttgtgtatttgtttttctattttgtccttttgttgttttttttctacatttttgccTAAacttgaaatatatatatacgctgctcatatatatatatatatatatatatattattttcatccAGGAGAATGAATGGCTGcaattttgtttactttttctatttttccagTTAAAGAACAAATACATTAGAGCCTCCCAAATTTAAAGGCATGTtcactttttacacatttgtgcaATTATTAAATGTCATGGAGGAATGGATGCAGCACACAGGCAGCCTTTCCAATAGCAAATACACTGTGGGACAAATCAATGTTCCCGTTGTTATGTGGGAGTGGCCATGGACCAGCAGATCGATACACATGTAAGACCCTATACAGTAACTGGCTGCTTAGTGGcctgttgtgtttaaatgtcaacGTCCCCCACGGGCACAAATAAAAGCTGCTTGGCGCGCGGTGGCGCACACTGATTTGATTAATGATTAGCCGTCAGTCGGTCCCTGCGGCGCAAGGAGGGCTACGAGAAACTTGGATAATTATGTATGCAGCTTTCAGACTGTGAAGACCCGATCACTCATCTCTAACACCACGCCATGTGAATTATAATGTCGTAATTCAACATTCGTGAACGCAATAAACCGGACTAGAACCTGACAGTTTGGAAGTGATGTTTTCTGATTCAGATGTAAAGGTGAAATTACGCACTGATTTCCAAATGTTTACTGAGACATTTCTCTGTTACAATTGCTTTCTGACGCAAACACACGACGTGCCACGTGGATTTAAATCGTTTGCCTTTTAAGCAAACGCTCCAACAATGTTTCAGGATTTTTGTTTTCGTTTGACCCCCGGCCAAACCTCCTGCACTGTGATCGGTAAACTCTCACTCTCGCGCCTTGGCTTATTTACCCTAcggtgaagaagaaaaaaattctcTCGTACTGTCAACTACACAGCTTAAGCACCAGAACCATCAGAGTAACGTGGACAATAGAGAACACACAGTTTTAAAACATGATTTCattgtctccatctgtctccatcCTCGCTTCCCCTGCGAGGAAAACACTGTTGCGCACAGCGAGGAGcatgagaaattaaaatatcCTGGATTTCCACTTTCAAACGGTGCCTGGAAAATGTGCATAAGGATGCTGGTGTATAGGTGTTTCAAAGTGTTTCACATGCGTAATGAAGTGTGGAACACATCAGCCGTTGCGCACTGGTGCGCACTCTGTATATACGttacattaaactttaaaatccaACTTACCCTCGCGGGGAGCTGCTGGATCCCACGCAGACCACATCTGAACGGAGAAGAAGGGGGTCCAGCAGACGATATAAGCTAGGACGATCACAAAAGTCATTTTCACGGTGGTTATCTTCGCCTTGGAAATGAGCTTAACGCTGCTCACTCGGGCCAGCGTGTTACATTTGGAGGCTTTGGGCGTCAGGCTTATACACTGCTCCCGTCTGgttttcagtttaaagttttGCCATATTTTGAAGCTTATCAACCCATAGCAAATGCTCAGAATAGCTACTGGAATGATGTATATAGTAAGACTAATCCATGTGATATAAGCTTTCGCTCCCCAAGGTTTCACGAAGTCCCCCCAGCAGTCGTACACTCCTGATCCCGCCGAGCCAACCTCCCTCAGGGAAAAGATGAACATCTGTGGGATACTGAAGAGCAGGCTCAGGATCCAGGAAAATAAGACATAGAAGCGATCTTTTCTCCTGTGCAAAGAACGGAGAGGCTGGCAAATTGCTAAACATCTGTCTACGGACATCAAAACTAACATGTAAGTGGAGGCGAACATCCCAACGACCTGCAGATATTTCACTAACCTGCACAAAATGTCCGGTCCATAGAACCGAAATGTGATGTCCCAGATAAGTTGAGGGAGAACTTGAAATATCGCCACAACGAGATCGGCGATGCTCAGGTGCTTCATGAAATAATACATGCGAGACTGGCTGTGTTTGGTGGTGTGGATGGCCAGCAGAACGCACAAGTTCCCCGCTAGTGCCAGAAACAGCACGAGGGCGAGCACAGTCACTTCCACCTTGGCCACCTCTTCGTTCCGCTTCAGAGGATTTGTCTGATTCAAACCACCGGTCCCGTTCATGAGACTCGAGTTCCTCCAGGATTCGTTGAATTGCCAAATGTCACTTTCGTTTGATATAATTTCCATTGCCGCAGtctcttcctctgcagatgCGTCAGGGTTGTGCAGTCATGCAATGATTGGAACAGTCACCTGAAGGGTCTAATGTGCCAAAGTAGTCCCTGCGTCCTCACAGGTGACaacacggaggaggagatgtcATCAACATGTTTTGCTGGTTAAAAGCAGGGGTTCACGTTTTCTTGAAACTCAGCAGAccatatttaaaatatacacaagATACGTGATGCACGAATAACATCAAACATTTCAGTAAATGTCCAAAGAGCAAACCTCAACCTGCAGAAAGCTTCAGTGTGCAcctaaaaaacaagaaaaattaaaacacgTGAATAGTTCATTTCACTGGTCTAAGGTAGTTCTCCCAaacaaaaatcataaataatcTCAAAGAAATTAGAGCATGTGGTctacaaaaaacacatacagtttGCTTTCGAAATCAAAAGGAAACtctgtaaattaaaatatgagtaagagagaaaaaaagctgcacatatGTAAAGCTCCGTCATCGTCAATGGGAAGAATCAGACTGGCCAGCACCACAGCGCATACGCTCCTATTGTAAGGTCCCAGCTTCGGTCATACTAGTAGTCTTATTCATTTCCACCACTAGGTGGCCGTGCGTCATTCATCAAAAACACGACTGCTCTTCTTCACCTCGGAGCAGCTTTTCTCCTGAGAGCACGAACCCCTCAGATCTACTCTGAATCACGATTCTCATTTTACAACCAGTCCGCCACACCGGAGAAGGTTTTTGCTGGCAGATTTAAATTAGTGCACAACTGCAAAGCTGTccatactgaaaacaaaacaacaacggaAAAGAATCAACGACCTTGCACTGAATCCTGGTAAATGGAAAATATATGAAGATAGCTAAAGAATGGGAACGCCTGGGTAGAGACTAACATATGATTTATTCTTTAAGCTGGAGACTTGAAGAGGTGGAAATCGCTCTAAAAGCCATGCTCAGAGGAATATCAGTGAAATCTGTTAAACTACAGGAAAAGCCAGTTttcaacatgatttttttttcttcttgactGAATAGCTGATTTTATGCTCTAAACCTTTTATCGGCACAGCTTTCACTGCTTACAGATTGTATGTACACTGTGAGAGAGTGTAGACACAAGAGTATCCGAGCAGGAAGCGTTTTCAGGAGAGGCACCAAGAGCAAAGAAAGAAGGCACGTTTCTAGAAAATCCCCCTCAGGGATGTCACCCAGCAGGATTTTATAGGAACATGTGCCCTTTACTGTCCATTCAGAAGGCGTGAATCTGAGTCTTTACGCTTTGGAAATGTCTTGCCCCTGTTGTGAGGATTCAAACACACTCGTCAGATGGAACGAATAACATCACTCATTTTACAATTAACATTGCTTTGATGACATAGGAGGTGCCACCTACGTGTTATTCTTATGTTATTataaaagagagaaagtgaCAATGATTAGTTTTACTTTCCTACATGCAAAAAAATTTGCCACGGAAATTTTATTGGCAATGTTATGCAATTCCTATGTTAATGTCCATGTGCTAGATTCCAGCGATTCCTCTGAACacatatttcttcctttttcgCACACGTGATGCCAAGTGCTCTAGAATTCAGGGACTGAAATGACAGTGGTGATTGTTATGACTTAGGTGATGAGGGAATAACTCAAGACTCTTGCTAATATGAATAtcatatgaatttaaaaagcataaataataaataaaggaaagatGAGTAACATGGAAAAAGGATTCGTATTAACCTCCGTTATCTGCTAAAGTGCCACCTAATTGTTGTTTCATCACCCTTCGGCACAGAAATAATACACACCATTAACTACAGTGaatgattttgttgtttttttattgtagccGAATCGCTTAAAATGGCCAAGAATTATTATGTGATTTACTAGACAGCTACAAGGCAGGAGCATGAAAATGTGGGATTTGTATGTTGCAACACAGTAGTAAAACCTTGTGGTAAAATAGATCTGTCAGAGAGGCCTTTCCACCTTTTTGTGGCTTCGGGTTTGGAAAATAGCTTCCACCCTGGAATTTCAAAGTAGTGAGGGATTGTGATTTATCCGTGAGTGGAAACTGACAAAGAAAGGAGGGATGAATGATCGTATCTTAATTGGCCGACTTGAGAGTTcagaatgaaaatatttaaagaccTCGTTGGCTCCATTTCTGGAGAACCACCCGACTCAGCATGCGAGTCCTGAAACCACAGAGCtggaaaataacaacaacaaataataattgaatgtgtcatcattaatttttaaatggAAGTCTTATATGACTCTTGAAtgcatctttgttttttatgaacAACAGCACACCTGGTTTAATCTACCATGCCTCTATACTTAAATGTTTAGCAAACACAAGGATGTAAAACCAATATGGCTGGTAACAAAAGTTCAACCTTGCAGAAATGAATGAGTCACGGGCCTTTATGACGCCCTAAAGGACTGAAAACCTCTTGTTCAGACACAGTCTttggagaaaaacacacttggGAAATTAGGGACATATTTATGTATGTTCAAAAGCAATTGAAAAGTCGTTTCTACATAAATCACTGGTCCAATGCAAACAACCAGTTACTGTCTCTTAATTGGGGATTTATGCAAAAACGACTTTTTGGTTTCAAACTTCAAAAGTGTGTCTGTGACAGAGGATGTAGGCAGTgcacaaaacattagcatttgAGAACAGTCTGTTGATACTCATCTTGCCGTAAAGTGAATCAAAAGTGTAAGTAAACCAGCTTCTAAAGTGTGGGactgacagtagaagtagaACTGAGGTtagatttatgtaaaataaatgtaaaataagctGTGTCCCATTCAAGGGTCTGGACCATCCAAATCTAAATATGCCACTGGCAAAGTGTGACTCATTTGAAAGCTCCTCTCTGAGGCATAGAACCAT
This genomic window contains:
- the oxtra gene encoding oxytocin receptor isoform X1: MEIISNESDIWQFNESWRNSSLMNGTGGLNQTNPLKRNEEVAKVEVTVLALVLFLALAGNLCVLLAIHTTKHSQSRMYYFMKHLSIADLVVAIFQVLPQLIWDITFRFYGPDILCRLVKYLQVVGMFASTYMLVLMSVDRCLAICQPLRSLHRRKDRFYVLFSWILSLLFSIPQMFIFSLREVGSAGSGVYDCWGDFVKPWGAKAYITWISLTIYIIPVAILSICYGLISFKIWQNFKLKTRREQCISLTPKASKCNTLARVSSVKLISKAKITTVKMTFVIVLAYIVCWTPFFSVQMWSAWDPAAPREAMPFIISMLLASLNSCCNPWIYMCFAGHLFQDLRQNFLCCSTRYLKSSQCRCERDFDSSHKSNSSTFAIKSTSSQRSITQTSTT
- the oxtra gene encoding oxytocin receptor isoform X2, with the protein product MEIISNESDIWQFNESWRNSSLMNGTGGLNQTNPLKRNEEVAKVEVTVLALVLFLALAGNLCVLLAIHTTKHSQSRMYYFMKHLSIADLVVAIFQVLPQLIWDITFRFYGPDILCRRKDRFYVLFSWILSLLFSIPQMFIFSLREVGSAGSGVYDCWGDFVKPWGAKAYITWISLTIYIIPVAILSICYGLISFKIWQNFKLKTRREQCISLTPKASKCNTLARVSSVKLISKAKITTVKMTFVIVLAYIVCWTPFFSVQMWSAWDPAAPREAMPFIISMLLASLNSCCNPWIYMCFAGHLFQDLRQNFLCCSTRYLKSSQCRCERDFDSSHKSNSSTFAIKSTSSQRSITQTSTT